Within Urocitellus parryii isolate mUroPar1 chromosome 10, mUroPar1.hap1, whole genome shotgun sequence, the genomic segment AGtagaaaagaaaccaagaaataaaCCCATGAGGCTATGTTATCTAATTTCTGTCAAaattgccaaaaacatacatgggagaaaagatagcttctttaataaattttactgGGAAAGTCATATATCCATACGTACAAGATTGAAACTTGGTCCCTATATCTCATCTtataaaaaatcaactcaaaatagaggAATGACCCAGGCATGAGAtcatttatgaaatgaatgaTTCACAAATTCATGAATCTTGAATCATGAATcttctactagaagaaaacaaagaatgacATTTCATGATGTAGACACAGGCAATAGTTTTCTGAATAAGACCCATATaggaaaaattgacaaatggaactgcatcatattaaaaacaataaatgggcaaatgagctgaacagacacttctcaaaagaagtaataatggccaataaatatatgaaaaaatattcagcatctttagccatcaagaaaatgcaaatcaaaacttcattgTCCTTCCATCATCTGCCAGATGAGGACAAAGCATCCCTCCTCTCTGGAGAACTGCTGTGTTCTTAGTGAAAGCACACACCACTGAACAAAAAATTTCCAAGTGCCTAGCTCAAGGTCTTCCCAGCCTCTGAagtctgagaaataaattttcattctttaaatatacCAAAGTAGTGAATTATAGCAACAAAAATCAACTAAGAATATTCTGCTTTCAGGTGCCATCGATTCCTGTGGTGAACAGCTGGCTAAAATACTTGAAACACACTTTGTGTACAATGTCATCTTCTTGCCTTGGTGTAAACTGAAGTAGTAGATCatagaaattttatcttttccttttgatgTAGCTGCTTTTATCTAAAAATTAAGTGGCAAATGGTATTcatggagaaggaaagaatatGATGCATGTACATTATTTTGTGTTTGGATCTACATATTTAGGAAGAAGTAGAATCACTTTTGCTTGTGAAATACTAAATGAATTATTTCAGTTGGTAGCATGAAGTCATAACTTTCCTCATTTGAAAGTGAGTGTGAAGGAATATTTGAAATCAGAGAAATTTGTACAGGTGATATTATAAAGGGGAAATATAAAATCAGTGATAAATCTCACAAAGATTTAAGGCTTATTTGCAGGGTTATTTAGAGCTCTGTGGCCATCACTCATTAGGCATTCCAGAATATCCTAATCCTACCAATTGAAGAACTTAGAATTTCTCtagaaattatacatttatttaattttatttccaaaataacaattataaaccTCACTGAATGTCTTTACATAGTTATATAGGTGTGGAATTATGAACAGTTCTAGCACCACTTTTTGTATAGAAATGAGAAATAGTTTTCTCTCACATTGCTGTTTCCtcctcagaaattaaaatatttggcataTTACCTAAGGaatttcctcatgttttccttGGAAATTTTAACATGCTACCTTATTACAAAATAGACTAATTGTGGCAAAGTATTTATGGATATAGCAAGATCAATAAATTTTGGAGCTACAATGGTTGCTCACATTTATACCTCTTACTTTTAGacttttaaacagaaaacaaaaggagtTCATTCTACAGTgtttcattttaatgattttttttaaaaaaatgaatatactgAAGTcgcataaaacattttttctcaagTTAACTTTGCTTTGTTCATACactatgtatataatatacatataaattaaaatatggatgcatatatatgaatgtgtaagTATCCAAATATGTAAGTATCAAAATGCTTATATTTCAGtttgcaaatatataaatatattggttTTATAAAACCACAGTTTATACATCTATAATTATATGATTCCAACATTATTTTCCAAACATTATCTAATATATACACATGAACATTTTCTAATTccctgtagattttttttcttgttttccttaaaGGAAGATTCACAGCATTATTTGAGAAATGAGGAAATCCAAAATGCATTTCATTAAAATCTATAACAATTTGGTATTTTCCTaaaccccctccccccaccaccactttttGATTTAGTTTTAAGACTCCAATGGAAACCAGTTAAACCCTTGTCTAAGGTCAACACATTCCTGTGTTTTGTTCTATTTGATTTGAAATTTCAGTAGGGATGAATTTTCACCATCCATCCAGAGTTTTGACTCATAGACAGAGAAATATGCAAAGTAAGATAAAGGGATCTTTCTACTAGAAAGCCATGTGTTTCTACACTATCACAAATGACTGCATTTCATTGTTATTGTAGAATAAAGAGAAATACATGAGATACTTTGAGAATAATGTCAGTTAAATTAAGTTCTTCCTTATTCAACACATAAGTATCAATTATTCAatcaaagaatatttataaagtgAAGAGCAGAGGAACAAATCAGACAATTTCTTCCCCCATATACCTTACATAATACTTGGAAAGACATCAtgtaaataagtaataaaaagagTGTCAAAAAGGTTATAATAAAGAAGGAACACAATGCTGATATAATATGTCTGGTACTTAGCAGTCCAGAAGTAACACTATGCATTGTCATTATTAatacttttgttattattaatactaCTAAGTGCCTAATTTACACTAGCCACATTAGATATAACTCCTTACTTAATAGGAAATGGTTTTCCTAACCCTGTATTCTCTAACACAGTGCTAGAGAACAGATACTttacagattggattaaaaagaaatgtgttcacAGTCAAATGTACAAATAGAAATGCTAAAATACTGTAGTAAGTATTAAAGGTTTTCACCAATATTCTAGCTTATATAGAAGATGCTTTTGAGTTATTTAACTAAATATCTGTTCCCCCACGATATTGCAGCCAAACtcaacattcattttcttttcattcatgcattttaactatttttcacTTCAGATTCCAGTATTTTATGTCTCAGAGcaaaaagtattatttatcttatcaaaatgaatttgtttAGTGCCTTCCACCAAGTCTCTAGTCCATCTCTGTAAAGCTTCCTTGAGGAACATGAATCTCACAAACAAAATGAATTCTCAGAAAATGTACattgcttataaaataaatatctaataattCCTACCACCTGTACCTGAAAAATTACacttagattataattttttttaaagagagagtgagagaggagagagagagagagagagagagagagagagagagagagacagagagagaatttctaatatttatttttttttagttctcggcggacacaacatctttgttggtatgtggtgctgaggatcgaacccgggccgcacgcatgccaggcgagcgcgctaccgcttgagccacatccccagccctagattatAATTAAGAAGTAATTCTGTCAATATAAAGCAAGATATTCCTTAAAAAAGAACATAGATCGTAATGTATTTTAATTCAATATCACACTTTAAGACATATGTAGAAAACAAGTGTTCTATGtgtattattatttaatcttcagaaGATTATCTTTGTCTCCATTCTTGTGGAAGTTTTGTATaatctaattatatatatatatatatatatatatgtatatatatatatatatatatattttggtggtggtgggacaggggtaccagggattgaaatcaataGCActaaaacactgagccacatccccacacctattttttgtattttatttagagagaagttctcactaagttgcttaggttcacCAGTaccaaggctggttttgaacttgagaccctccagGCATGGGCCAATGTGCCAGGCTTCTAATTCTATTTTTGAAGGATTTTGTTGTTCACTTTAAGAGAAAGTGGCAGTGGCAGtttgtgtatgtggggggggggtgtgggtagagagtaggaagaaaatgaagataaggaATAAGATCAAGAATAATGCAacatcaataatttttattacaagcTATTGTTCTTAATTCATAGAAACATTTGAATTGGCATCAATAGTTGTgaatatttcttctaaattttgtaGAAAGAAATTATTCCCCcacatatattgtttttctgTTAGATTCATAGATAACTTCAGAATATATTAAAGAAGAGACATCTATCaaaattcatcaagaaaaaaaattaatatagtcaTTGGTTTAATAAGATATTCATAATAATATagtgaaaaaaattctcaaggtGTACAGAATACTATCTTTAGCAGTTATCTATAAATGAACACTGAATATAATGTGATTATCTTACCTTGCTGAATTACTTAAAACCTTTATCTGCATAATGCatcattacaaaatattttccctaAGTCAGCCTCATTACGAGTTTAGCTGGAAACTGAGGACAATCAAGAAATATAATAGATTAgttgaaaaaatagaaagtcaatcttatttcattttttatacttttccacAATTTTCTCAAATTAAGCTTGTACTATTTACATAAGGATATCACAGAATGAGAACAAATCCATGTTTGTAATTAGTTCACCAACTGAGGTTGTATTACTCTACCTTTTTTGTGTGATATCATCTACTGAATGAATACCTTTGGACCACAAACCTGTGAGACAAAGATTGAACATAAGTTAATGCTGCTATAGTTTACTGGAATCACACAGAGTACCTTGATACCCCATGCAAGTCACCGAAAGAACACAATGGTCTCCCtacaagaaaataattatacttttaaagAATGCTCTGGACAATGTACAGTCTGCATGGTTTATATTTAGAAAAGTTTTAGCTTGTTTAtctcttctctaatttttttttaaatataagctctctatattagaaaatatacattttatgttcAAAAGTTGCTCATTATTACAcagtgaaaaagaacaaatcatgcATATAGAatgcaatgaagaaaagaaaagaaagaatatcattttggttttgaaaacACAAGTAGTTAAACTTTTGTCTCCtccacatttttcttccttttgtggggaaaagggtttATACTTTGAATCTTGAATGTGTCCCAAAGGATTGGTCCCTGGCTCAAGGCaccactgggaggtggtagaaattgTAGATTGTCAGGCCCAGTGGAACAAAGTTAGGTCATTTGGCATATGCCCTTGAAAGTAATATTGGGATCTAAGCcccttctcttactctctctatgtcttttttttaattcctagcAACTTTCTCTGCCATACTCTCCTACTCTGATGTAACCCCTCAAAATCAGCCCAAAGCAATGGTGCCAAGAGACTGTGAAATGTCccaaactgtgagacaaaataatattttttcctcatcAGTTCATTATCTCAGGAATTTTATTAGAGTAACAATGCAATTTTGAGTAACTCACAACAGAATTTAAATTGAATGATATGGGATTGCtgttattttagataataatttagCAGTTGGTGTGTATTGATGATctgaaataagaataattttcaaagaatccCAAGCAAACATGCCTTTATCAGGAGCTTTCTAAAAGGTGAGGTGATTTGATCAAAAGTTTGTACAGATCTACACTGGAGAATTGCTGGCTGAACCTCTTTGATTGTGGTGTAAGTGCTCCCTGTGGGACACAGAAAGGTTAGAAGAAAGACTACTCAAATCCAGTTACTTAATAGCACATTCTACCAACGTATTAACTGGATATCAGGGCAAAAGTTGTCCTATAGAAACAATAACCTAAGAAATATGATAATTTAAACATGTAGCTATACATGTATACTCCTAGTTTCTAAACAGGACTCTTGGAAAGGTTTCATTGAAATTCTAAACCTACCACCATAATCGTAAAAATCTTAACCTTATTGAAGGAGTGATTTAAGGGGTGGTGATTGGAAAAGTTCACCAAACTTTAAGATAAGCTATACAGGAATACAGATCTgagagaaagtgaaataaaataatttctaatgtaaCTTCCTTTTACTATTCTTAAATTGAAAAACATaataactaaaatgtttcttcagaTAACTAGAATGCAACACATTTCTTagtaaaacaataattataaatatctaaAGGTAAGTTAagttcctaagtattttttttaattttttagttgtatatggacatgatgactttattttatttatttatttttatgtggtgctgaagattgaacccactgcctcacacatgtaagggaagtgctctacaactgagccaaaACTCCTGCCCCAGTTACTATGTATTGTCTGCTTCtaagaacatattaaaaaaaaaaaaacagtaacattAGATATTAGAATGTTTTACACTATTGTTAAAAAGCATCAATAATAACTCTTAAAAATAGTAAGGTAGACATCATTCAAGTGTCTGCATCACTGAAATCTTATTTTCAGTAGGGGAGTCTTGTAATTTGAACATAGCTTGTCACCACCCATGTTTCTGTTGAGGTTTAGTTGTACAATATTGAGAGGTGTGATTACTTTGTCAACTTTttaatcactgtgaccaaaatacctaagaacaacttagaggagaaaaagtttatttggggcttaaggtttcagaggtctcagtccattcaTGGCTAACTCCATTGCTAGGGGCCTAAGGTGAAGTAGAACATCCTGAGGGAAGTCCCAGCAAAGAAAAGCCACTCAGCTCATGTCAGCAtctggaaggagagagggagagagagaaacaaagagagagggaCACCACAGGACAGATGAACCCTTCTAGGGCATACAAACTTTTATAACCTTGATGTACTCTACCTTGTGTTTGTCCTTCTATCATCCACATGATAAGCCTTCACAATTGTACTTTGAAGTGCAGGAGTTATGCTTTAACTTTGGATTGATTTATCCTGAGACATATAAACctgagaaattgaagaaaagaagagCTGCTAATGTAAAAGAAGCATTACATTGCACCAATATGTCTGTGAAAAGGAACTCAGTCCTTCTGCTGATACAACTGATGTGTTACTTTAGCTCTGGAAGCTGTGGAAAAGTGCTGGTGTGGCCCACAGAATACAGTCATTGGATGAACATAAAGACAATCCTGGATGAACTTCTCCAGAGAGGTCATGAGGTGACTGTTCTGACATCAACAGCTTCCATTCTTATTAATCCCAACACAACATCTGCTATTAATTTTGAGGTTTACCCTGCAccttcaaataaacaaaatttggaaGAACATTTCTCCAAATGGATCCATGAATGGATTTATGCTGCTCCAAAAGATGACTTCTGGGAATTTTTTTCATTAGTACAAAAAGTTTTCAAGGAATATTCTGATACAATTGAACAACTGTGCAGAAATGtagttttaaacaagaaaattatgATGAAACTACATGAATCAAAATTTGATGTGGTTCTTGCAGATGCAGTTGGTCCCTGTGGTGAGCTGCTGGCTGAGCTACTTAAAGTACCATTTGTATACACTCTCCGCTTTACTCCTGGCTATACATATGAAAAGTACAGTGGGGGACTTATATTCCCTCCTTCCTATGTGCCCATTGTGATGTCTGAATTAAGTGATCACATGACATTCAAGGATCgaattaaaaacataatgtatatgctttattttgatttttggttcCAAACATTTGATGTGAAGAAATGGAATCAGTTTTACAGTGAAGTTCTAGGTAAGCTGTTTCTTTGATTAGTACTGTGAAACCTAAATTTCCTGTGACTTTGAAGCTGAGCTTGCATGAATATATAATCAGAAGAACTTTCTTTTCTGTAAGTAAAAGGATGGAATGAAAATATAGATGAACAATAGtctcaccaataaaaaaaagaacccttATATTATGGGGCCAGTTAGAAACCAGTGGCAATTACTTATTCAAATACTTCAGGAAATAATAACCTGCAAATTGAATCACTGAAGATTACTCTGAGCAATTACGTATCCATTTTAgtattcttttcatctttaagGACAGTCATTATTAGCCTCACTAAATGTTTTAATAATGATAGATATGTACATTAATAACATACACATGTATTACTAGCACAACCATATATATGTACCATGGAGGAAATTGTTTACTTTTGAATAGAATTGTTTACtaagttagaaattaaaataatatttatttgcattgctGTGAAGATTCCTTCACCGTTAAAAGTGTCTCTATCTCAGGCACTGAAAGTTATAAATTATGATAACTTATATTTCATATTCCTttgataaaaacaaactaatcatGTGTTAAGGCCTAAACCTTGGTGTACAGTGGAACCACACCTTATGAGTCTATATTTCTTAAACTGCATTTACCATTTAAGACAATATGAACTAAATTAAGCATCAGAACCAatctctattttaatatttctgtaaaCTTTCTGGCTGTTACTttcaaaaatctatattttaacaaGTTAATACTATTAATCTCTTAATATGAGGCAAGTCCAGTAGTGGTCATGAGAAATTCAGGCATACTCACTAAATCATTACAGTTCACTTGAAGAATCAAGGATCAAGGGAATGGTTTGCTCAATTGTAAGATTAGACTGACTACTCCTAGCAAACATATCTCTACAGTTACAGGAGCACTGATTGTTAATGGATATCATAAAGATTCTAAAAATTTAGGTTACTTTTGCActtttagagagaaaataaaatgagtgttTACTTCTAAGGAGGCGTAggttaataatttaattatttgtgaTTGTAAATATACTAATGGAACACTAGGAAGTACCCACACAACTAGTTTCTGTACATATTAACGTATGTAAAACATATCAAATATAGTATGCAAAAGGGTGCTCTAAAAAACATATCAATTGTTGTatgcaaacacacaaacacacacatacacatgagcATTTGAACACCTTGCCTACACAAATCCAACTCATTTCAAGGCAATATATCAAGCATTCAAGGTACatgtctctcattttcttttcttctcttttttccattcAGGGAGACCCACTACAATATATGAGACAATGGGGAAAGCTGATTTTTGGCTCATTCGAACCTATTGGGATTTAGAATTTCCTCGTCCACTCTTACCAAATTTTGACTTTGTTGGAGGACTCCACTGTAAACCTGCCAAACCCCTCCCTAAGGTGAATCTTCTcctgtttgttttgttctatttgattaatatttttggTAGAAATGACTCTGCATTCTTAATTCAGAGTGTTTaactcagagatatgaaaagcaCGATAAAGAGTTTTGCCAATTATAGACCCAGGCATTTCTATGCCATCACATGTAATGGTATTTCATTACTGTCACAGAAGAAAGTAGGATATTGGGCATCGTTGAGAATAATCAGGAAAATTGATTCCTTCATTATGTAATACATAATAAAGGATCAATAATTAATtctaataaatacaaagaatatttattaagtaactGTCATATACCAGAGATAAGTGCTGGATATAGAGAGTTATAAAGTTGACACAGTTTCTGCATCCACCAGACTTTATATTCCATCTGGGTACAGAGACTGTAACAAgtaataaatttgtgtgtgtgttatcacAAGGAAATCATACAATACTAATGAAACCTCCAgcaaagatcatttaaaaaaatcctaaaagccTTGAAAACTAAGGTGAATTCTAAAGATTccacagaagaggaaaaggggttgagggagagagggagacacaAAAGGAAAAGCACATACAATAGTAAGGGAAACTCCCAAGAACTTCAAGAGTGGTTCATCAGAAGAAGGCTCAGCAAAGTGCAGATGATGCTAGAGAGGTAAGTGAAAGCCAGATAATtagtagttatttaaaatatctgtgaaGCACACTGGATAGATAATGAAAAGAGTTAAGCATAAGAGAAATGTGAATAAAGTTTccaatttgaaaaatttcaaaatgcagtCACCAAGCAGGATTTTAGAGCGAAAGACAATGCAGAGGAACCACTCAGAAATTTGTTGCAAGACTGCAGATAACAAATGATGTAAACATGGATGAGGTTGTTCTAACATGTGACTATgcttatttatctattaataGTCAAACTTCATATTGTGTTACCTGGAAAAAGTAGATAATACTGATACACAATGTCCTTGGTAAAAACATAGGATCCATAGCAATATTCGCTATTGtaattattccttttttgtttctataaaactatttttccttctgaaaatcTAAACTTTGTTATCTACTTTCAGAGACCCCAACTATACCAAAAAGATAGGATTAACACTTAGAAATAGTAGTATTTgggtatttttacatttaattcattttagcaTACCCTAAACACTGCAGTGTACATTAATTTGGATTATATTCAAATTGAGAGATAGAAACTCACAATATGGCTGAAACAAACTACAATAGATGTTCTCTTGTAAATGTAGACTGCCCAGGTACAGTATGATAGCTCTATTACCAATAATATTAATTAGGtaatatgtgccaggcacagtggataCAATTTCATATATAACAGAAACTAGATTTCTGAAAAATCAACAAAGTATTTTCAGCCAAAGACCTAGAGAATAGATATTCCATCAATTTGCTTAAAGGTAAATGTGTGAGTTTTGACAATCAAATGAGTAAGTGGAATTGCTGAAATTATATTGTAAGTGTTCAAGCTCTTCACAACCTTTTAACTTTAAAGTAACTGCTTTTCTCAGTGATATGAATGTGTGGCCTTTACTTGTCTTCATTCCAGATTTGAACAAACTCACCTGAGAACTCAGACTATTACATCTTAAATCATGATAGGGATGTTACCTTGAAAGAGCTTTCTGCCATATGCCAACCTTAGAGGACACCTCAGGAAAACTCCCTTGGAAAACTTAGGCCTCAACATCACAATTTCCTGACAGAATGATCATAGAAAATTGCAAATATAATGATGATCTAAGatttcttgtcatttatttttgagtCCACCCTTTAGTTTACAATTACAAAATCATTCTGTCAGCAAATAGGATAATATTTCATAGAGGAAACAGAAgaatctaaaacattttaaataaataccatgcttagaagaaaacattactTGCCATACTCTTATGTGATCTcttaagagtttcttttttttctacctctTTAAGGCACCAACATATTGAGATCTTATTCAAGCCTCATATTCAatagaattattttgttgtttgtgaTAAGTTCCATACAATacaaacagaaaaccaaagtTAGTGAAAGTTCTGACTAAAAACTGAGACAGAGTTATTGTAAGTGTTTAACCATTAACCTCTGATCTTGAGAGATTTCCCCATTCACAGTAGGAGAAAGTGACCAGGTCAATAAAAGGGAAAGacagcagagagaggaggaggaggatgagaaggTAGATAGCAGTGTTATCATGATAAGGAATAATAGTAGCAGGTGTTATTTAATAGAATAAACAAGGTTAGAATACAGGCCAGTATTAGAAACACTGTCTTCTTGatctttattatataaagtaatgCTCCCCCAAATTACTTGCCTTTCCATTAATAATTAGATTCTCAGACAATTTCTCTATTGTTTAAATATAGAAATTTGTCAAAATGTCAAAGATCCAAATGTATCAATACTCTTAACAATGCAAATAGCCTTGGGTTTCACAGTATACCAATTGTaattatacaaacaaaaattcaaatgaatgtAATCTGTGTTCATGGCAGTTACTTATAGAATACATATTGGAAAAAAGtcttacattaattaattaacacaTTAAGTGATGTTATACATTAAGTAATGGTCTTAAAAGTTATTCTGGTACATACCACATCATCACAAccactttatttacttatatatttatttttacctctCTTCTGGTACTATGGATTCAACTCATGtgcactcaactactgagacatattcccagccctcttttagattttattgagagacagggtctcactgagttgattaatgctttgctgttgctgaggctggctttgaacttgagatcctcctctcttaatctcctgagctactgggattacaggtgtgtaccaccttgCCCAGTACAATTACTTTACAAATAAATGCGTAACTACATTAAGTCATAACACAAGTTTAGTTGGAGATTAAAAGGCAAAATACTGATTATAATAATATCAttctttg encodes:
- the LOC144257233 gene encoding UDP-glucuronosyltransferase 2B31-like; its protein translation is MSVKRNSVLLLIQLMCYFSSGSCGKVLVWPTEYSHWMNIKTILDELLQRGHEVTVLTSTASILINPNTTSAINFEVYPAPSNKQNLEEHFSKWIHEWIYAAPKDDFWEFFSLVQKVFKEYSDTIEQLCRNVVLNKKIMMKLHESKFDVVLADAVGPCGELLAELLKVPFVYTLRFTPGYTYEKYSGGLIFPPSYVPIVMSELSDHMTFKDRIKNIMYMLYFDFWFQTFDVKKWNQFYSEVLGRPTTIYETMGKADFWLIRTYWDLEFPRPLLPNFDFVGGLHCKPAKPLPKEMEEFVQSSGENGIVVFSLGSMVSNMPEEKANIIAFALAQIPQKVIWRYQGKKPDKLGPNTRIYNWIPQNDLLGHPKTKAFITHGGANGVYEGIYHGIPMVGIPLFADQPDNIVHVKAKGAAIRLEYRTLTSADLLKALRMVINDPIYKENAMKLSRIQHDQPVKPLDRAVFWIEFVMRHKGAKHLRVAAHDLSWFQYYSLDVIGFLLACVATGIVIITKCCLFCCQMFFKTGKKKKRE